AGTAAGACAGTCTGAATTGACTTTAGTAATCAGTAAAATAGTGTATATTAGATTAAACAcgttatttattttcaagcagaTATGGTTCATATACATCATTCCTCAGAAGATGtatgtaaaacattttcaattaaaactAATGCTTTAGCAATATTTCAAGCTTATTATTTCTGCATTGGAGTCTGTCAGTATCAAGCAACACTCCCTGAATAACAGAAATATCAGGTGGAGTAAGTCAGTGGAGTCTTAAGACTGATCTAAATAATCACACTAACCGAAACTTGAAGGTTACTGTGAAATTCATGAAGTAAACTTGATCAACTCCTCCAGTCCAATCAGATAACTGAAGTAGCCCGCCAGGCACCCAGTTTCTTACGTCAGAAGAGAGCTCAGTCCAGACACTAACCAACTAGATGATTATATGTAGGTCCAGGTTTCATAGCTGCTTATTTGTTATAGTTCCAGGGCTGATACAGGCAAGCTATTCCTGCTTTCACAGACTCACAGCAAGGTTACCAGTCCCCAGGTAACTCCCAGAGAGAAAGTACAGCAGCTACTTCCAGAAATTAAAATCTACTGTAGGTCTGCAACTTAAAGCACAAAACATATTGTTTCCAAAAACTATTCAGCAGCTAGTGGTATCAGCCTTAGCTCTTGCAGTGACTGTTATCTTGCTTGAGGCATAGAAATGCACCCTCCCTTAAAAGAGTAAGGCTGCAACTAAGCTCTGGCTCCCTTCTGCTGATCAAGCATACTTTTCAATTTTTGAGTTCAGCAATATTAGCATCTATAGTaccagttttaattaaaaaagccaTTTTGCAGTTTACAAGTTTATAAGCCTTGCGAACAGGCTTTTCTTAGGCCACAAAGTGACAATGAAATTAATTCATCCCAGTAAAGTGCAAGTGAACTCTTCCTTTGCATGTCACTATCTCTCATGCACAGACTGTTCTTGTGAGACAAGAAGTTAAATCTTCATTTTGGAGAACACGTCTCCCAAGTACTTCTGATACTGCTGCAGTTTCTTAAGCAAGCGtaagctggaaaaaaacaactcattCCCCAAAAGGGGCTTTTATGCCTCTTAACAGAGCTAGCCCGTGGAAAGCAGCTCAAACAGTAATCTACGTGTCTATGAGCACACAAATGAAGTCATGCTTTGCTAATAACAGGCTTGCAGATCTCTCATATTTCATCCTACAATGCTGCTTTTAAGTACCTCAATCATGCTGGTCAAATAATGCACATGTTCAGCCAGTGACATGAGctcctcattttcttcctttaggCGGGCGATTTCACCATCCTTTTGTTCAATCTCTTTGTGCAACTGAattcaacaaaacaaagtgtTAAAACAGAGGAACAATAGCTGGTGGTACAAAAGTTAGTTAACTTTCACTAGctaccttttcattttcttgaagcACTTCATACAGagccttcctcctttcttcagCCACTTCTTTCCAATATTGAGATGAAGGACTTTCTAAAGTAAGAAGCTACAGTAAGTCCAAGCTAGGACTGAACTCAGGAGATCACCTTAAGGTACCTAACTCACATACAAGCATTTCAGATACTGCAAGAATAGAAACTGTGTAGTGTTTTCCCCCACACACTTAGTAGCTTCTCACTCATTTACAGTGAGAAACACAAGTTCACAGGAAAAGATCCCACACTGTATTAGTGGCTATAAAGGCTGAGTCTTCTAGAAGCTGCCCCAAATATTACAGCATGTGGAAGACATGAGTCTTACTCGTAAGTCACTGTCCACACTGAACACTGATGCCCACTGAACCCATAGTATTTTATAATTAATCCTGAGAAACTCAGGAGCCTCAGCACCCTACACCAAAACAGACCTTCATTTCAGTTTAGTCAGTTGAAAGCCCGTAGATAAGCTGAAGTAGAGAATTAACAGACTTAACATTGCACAGAGAGTTCATGGTAACCAGTATTGGGAGCCACTCTTAACAGCAGACAGCTATACTGCATTTAGCATACAGAGGGCAAGTATCATTAGCTCCCCCTAAACACTACATAAAAACACTCACCTAACAAAACAACCATGCTTCAAGTCATATCAAGTACAAAGACAGCATTTaaagagcaagaaaatattCCTAGAATTACCACATACTTTTTATGAGATCTAGCGCTTGAATGACATCATCtgtactttcattttcttgctctttgtCCACAGATTCCTCAGCTTTACAAGCTGAAGAGTTAAGCCTGTTATTCCAGAGTTTCCTCTTGACTGAAGATTTCTTCTGCATAAAACACATGCAGGTTTAGCTTCAGAGCAACATTTAAATTTattaagaaaacacaaacatacAAGTTGCAAGTCCAAGCTTGTCCAGGACTGTAAGTAAGACTACCACCTCCAACTTCTTCACATATTTCAAGCTTATATAAAATTCAATTATAATGGATGTTTTCTATAAGAACATCCCCAAATGTTTTCCTGAAGTACTccaaaattattaattttaaatattgttaCTAAAACAGTAAGCTTAGATTATATCACTAATTAGAGAGTTATATGCTTTTTCAGTTGAAGCTTCAGTACAAGTAGAAATAATTACACAGCTACAGGTGATTCTCATACCTCATTATACCTTCCAACCAGGCAACCTTTTGCAGAAGGCTGAATCATCTTAAGAGTTCGTCTTGGGgcagcactgcatgcagtgTCTGTGAAGTACTTCTAAAGAAAGGAAACACTGCTTCAAAGGGTTGCCACACTTACTTACATAAACTAAAACTCAAGTTTACCATGTTGCCATTAGCATAATGGACTGTTCAACTCTTCAAGAAGAGATGATATTTTTAATCTACTTTAAAGTTTATGCAAAGAAGGGAATATAGTCTTTTACAACAGAGGTAATGTTATCAAGCCAAGCTCAGTCTCTACCCTCAGCCTTCTTAACAGAGCTTGAACAGGCCACTAGGCAGAGTACATGTAACTACATTTCAAGGCCAGTTGAAGTGCAGTATCACACATGCTACAATGAAAGCTCCCAAAGTCACGTTtgacaggaacagaaagaaaaggctgcaATAGCAAGTTTATTTAGCATAGCCACATTGTTTTATTGGTGGTTTTACTGTCTATGAACACATAAATGGTATTCATTTATACACACTTCAGTTAACCAGAGTGAAGCCACAACTTCTTTGCTTGGATCCAGACAGGCTACTGTTTTGTATAAACAATATTTGACACT
The DNA window shown above is from Meleagris gallopavo isolate NT-WF06-2002-E0010 breed Aviagen turkey brand Nicholas breeding stock chromosome 3, Turkey_5.1, whole genome shotgun sequence and carries:
- the GMNN gene encoding geminin, which produces MNSKMKQSLNMENPSGSLQKYFTDTACSAAPRRTLKMIQPSAKGCLVGRYNEKKSSVKRKLWNNRLNSSACKAEESVDKEQENESTDDVIQALDLIKKSPSSQYWKEVAEERRKALYEVLQENEKLHKEIEQKDGEIARLKEENEELMSLAEHVHYLTSMIERLTGQESGNLETLESLALDESNQENEELNLGGDADSTSSEGPSQASCDLRKSVLL